In one Nocardioides sp. NBC_00368 genomic region, the following are encoded:
- a CDS encoding type IV secretion system protein, with amino-acid sequence MDATRAVTEGVWRPWITIAVLLVAATAIWRARTGHIAGSATAVTWAGVVLLGTSLLISYPAESVRLVDDGVRNAVTLIATGFEDHPAPGEDPAVAAINGQMDEVVRSTQYRTWLTGALGDADSATAREYGPDLFRATHFTFDEYETYRSDPEGEGNAIVEGKQDTFKTIAGQIEREDSVAYEYFKGEHWGQRATAGLVNLVAVVVTCGYLLIAGLAILLAFVLIRLIVPFAPAAGILFMFDRTRDLAVGWLHRVIGPLVMGPIYFVVALCLLRFFSAVLTSAQVHYALKLAVCATLTYIAWRFTRPAAYGIGHIWGAAGFAWGMATGWRRQVIPNRAPAAEAPPTLTAPAQHPQVVQGRAAIQPTVHGGPIQAIPPTLSAPVSTLGPALPTSTQSSSPSIPATPAREFKKDNFDASRAASYTSGDAYRPGDSPAHLPATSFQPGGSEPGWRAVNRGPYKPWMGYQEQITGIQRTPEGHIPEYHIINPSTGKVVRFDGHTRRGDGDQEIFLDAKRGYQLIVFKPDLEKAKAMKVNLVTEARRQLNALPDDAALEWHCSDAHAAREIRRILLREGFTDIDVIYTPET; translated from the coding sequence GTGGACGCCACCCGTGCCGTCACCGAGGGCGTCTGGCGCCCTTGGATCACCATCGCCGTCCTCCTCGTCGCAGCGACCGCGATCTGGCGCGCACGCACCGGCCACATCGCCGGATCCGCGACCGCCGTGACATGGGCTGGTGTCGTACTTCTTGGAACGTCTCTGCTGATCTCCTACCCCGCCGAGTCGGTCCGCCTGGTCGATGACGGCGTACGCAACGCGGTCACGCTGATCGCGACCGGGTTCGAGGACCACCCGGCACCCGGCGAGGATCCAGCAGTGGCAGCGATCAACGGCCAGATGGACGAGGTCGTACGCTCCACGCAATACCGCACCTGGCTCACCGGCGCCCTGGGCGATGCCGACTCCGCCACCGCCCGCGAATACGGACCGGACCTGTTCCGGGCGACCCACTTCACCTTCGACGAGTACGAGACCTATCGGTCCGACCCCGAAGGTGAGGGCAACGCGATCGTCGAGGGGAAGCAGGATACGTTCAAGACGATCGCGGGTCAGATCGAGCGTGAGGACTCGGTCGCGTACGAGTACTTCAAAGGTGAGCACTGGGGTCAGCGCGCCACCGCCGGTCTGGTCAACCTGGTCGCGGTGGTCGTGACCTGCGGCTATCTGCTGATCGCGGGGTTGGCGATCCTGCTCGCGTTCGTGCTCATCCGCCTCATCGTCCCGTTCGCGCCGGCGGCCGGGATCCTGTTCATGTTCGACCGCACTCGCGACCTGGCCGTGGGCTGGTTGCATCGCGTGATCGGCCCACTGGTCATGGGGCCGATCTACTTCGTCGTGGCTCTGTGCCTGCTCCGGTTCTTCAGCGCGGTCCTGACCAGCGCCCAGGTGCACTACGCCCTCAAGCTCGCGGTTTGCGCAACCCTTACCTACATCGCCTGGCGCTTCACACGCCCCGCGGCCTACGGGATCGGCCATATCTGGGGTGCTGCTGGGTTCGCCTGGGGGATGGCCACGGGATGGCGTCGCCAGGTCATTCCTAACCGCGCGCCCGCAGCGGAAGCGCCTCCCACGCTGACTGCACCTGCACAGCATCCGCAGGTGGTTCAGGGGCGGGCAGCCATCCAGCCGACCGTTCATGGGGGCCCGATCCAGGCCATTCCGCCAACTCTTTCGGCGCCTGTTTCGACCCTTGGTCCGGCATTGCCGACGTCGACCCAGTCGTCCAGTCCCTCGATACCGGCTACCCCGGCCCGTGAGTTCAAGAAGGACAACTTCGACGCAAGCCGGGCTGCGTCCTACACATCCGGGGACGCGTACCGGCCAGGCGATTCACCGGCGCACCTGCCAGCGACGAGCTTCCAGCCAGGCGGTTCAGAGCCCGGGTGGCGTGCCGTCAACCGAGGTCCGTACAAGCCGTGGATGGGCTATCAGGAACAGATCACCGGAATCCAGCGGACCCCAGAAGGCCACATCCCGGAGTACCACATCATCAACCCGAGCACGGGCAAGGTGGTGCGCTTCGACGGGCACACCCGCCGTGGAGACGGGGACCAGGAAATCTTTCTAGACGCCAAGCGCGGATACCAGCTCATCGTATTCAAGCCTGACCTCGAGAAGGCCAAGGCAATGAAGGTCAACCTGGTGACCGAAGCAAGGAGACAACTGAACGCGTTACCTGACGACGCGGCCCTCGAATGGCATTGTTCCGACGCTCATGCTGCCCGTGAGATCCGGCGGATCCTGTTGCGAGAGGGCTTCACGGACATCGACGTGATCTACACTCCAGAGACATGA
- a CDS encoding HNH endonuclease signature motif containing protein, which translates to MGTRNYRAADKAALFSRSLVCYWPDCTVQAVTMVDDAPEIAVDIAHIRALHIGGARYDETMSDHERNAYPNLILLCRPHHKRVDSREHQYPVELLNDWKIQAERRYGDAFDTLGSNFWTPENLGEAITSALESRLKKIEDAVSQLAEVDQEAAALMRSLIGELEAVQLERPLVDPDVAWMLLDAADRLAGLDDSASLLATAASNIGGLEDAASMLAGAADDLGGLEDSAAMLTSAAYQIDSAVSRAQDLNLGDW; encoded by the coding sequence GTGGGAACTCGCAACTATCGAGCCGCCGACAAGGCGGCGCTGTTCTCTCGATCGCTAGTCTGCTATTGGCCAGATTGCACGGTACAGGCCGTCACCATGGTTGATGATGCGCCGGAGATTGCGGTCGATATCGCGCATATCCGCGCCCTTCACATCGGAGGAGCCCGCTACGACGAGACGATGAGCGACCACGAGCGGAATGCTTATCCCAACCTCATCCTGCTCTGTCGCCCTCACCACAAGCGGGTCGACTCCCGAGAGCATCAGTATCCAGTTGAGCTTCTCAACGATTGGAAGATCCAGGCCGAGCGACGGTACGGGGACGCCTTCGACACGCTCGGGAGCAACTTCTGGACGCCAGAGAACCTTGGGGAAGCAATCACCAGTGCACTTGAGTCACGGCTCAAGAAGATCGAAGATGCGGTCAGCCAACTAGCGGAAGTCGACCAAGAAGCTGCCGCGCTCATGCGATCCTTGATCGGCGAGTTAGAGGCGGTTCAACTTGAACGTCCGCTCGTCGACCCTGACGTTGCCTGGATGTTGCTTGACGCGGCGGACCGCCTGGCGGGCCTCGACGACTCAGCCAGCCTCCTAGCCACGGCAGCCTCGAACATAGGCGGACTCGAGGACGCGGCCAGCATGTTGGCAGGCGCGGCCGATGACCTCGGCGGCCTTGAAGATTCGGCCGCCATGCTGACCTCAGCTGCGTATCAGATAGACAGCGCAGTCTCGCGCGCCCAAGATCTCAACCTCGGGGATTGGTGA
- a CDS encoding helix-turn-helix transcriptional regulator, which translates to MRTVRADGTPIYRWEQRPGMPAVRVVPLDPDCDTEHLPPDNRHAHDFWVLAYVERGGGAVGLDGRQVALRDGEVHAVAPGQVVAAESLAELTHARAWSVAFTPDAIPALASISPLTWAHHPLLALFAAEGRHAVVPEEERPRWQAWLTELADELRHPDRLGAHEAVTATLTNLLVASARLAPTAPIAPDPLVSRVFDEIERTYAAKVSAGDLARSLGYTPGHLTTVIRQRTGRTLLDWLTERRLTEARRLLRETDLPLSVISTRTGLTDPGYLVRRFKARYGTTPDRWRREA; encoded by the coding sequence GTGCGTACGGTCCGGGCCGACGGCACCCCGATCTACCGTTGGGAGCAGCGCCCCGGCATGCCCGCGGTCAGGGTCGTACCCCTCGATCCCGACTGCGACACCGAGCACCTGCCTCCCGACAACCGGCACGCCCACGACTTCTGGGTGCTGGCCTACGTCGAGCGCGGCGGAGGCGCCGTCGGCCTCGACGGCCGGCAGGTGGCGCTGCGCGACGGCGAGGTCCACGCGGTCGCTCCCGGACAGGTCGTCGCCGCCGAGTCGCTCGCCGAGCTCACCCACGCCCGGGCCTGGTCGGTGGCCTTCACCCCCGACGCCATCCCCGCCCTCGCCTCCATCTCCCCGCTCACCTGGGCCCACCACCCGCTGCTCGCCCTCTTCGCCGCTGAAGGTCGTCATGCAGTGGTGCCCGAGGAGGAGCGCCCACGCTGGCAGGCCTGGCTCACCGAGCTCGCCGACGAGCTACGCCACCCCGACCGCCTCGGCGCCCACGAAGCCGTCACCGCCACTCTCACCAATCTGTTGGTCGCCTCGGCCCGCTTGGCCCCGACCGCCCCCATCGCCCCCGACCCGCTGGTCAGTCGCGTCTTCGACGAGATCGAGAGGACGTACGCCGCCAAGGTCTCCGCCGGCGACCTCGCCCGCTCCCTCGGCTACACCCCCGGCCACCTCACCACCGTCATCCGCCAACGCACCGGCCGCACGCTCCTCGACTGGCTCACCGAGCGCCGCCTCACCGAAGCCCGCCGCCTCCTCCGCGAGACCGACCTCCCGCTCTCGGTCATCTCCACCCGCACAGGCCTCACCGACCCCGGCTACCTCGTACGTCGCTTCAAGGCCCGTTACGGCACCACCCCCGACCGCTGGCGCAGGGAGGCGTGA
- a CDS encoding class I SAM-dependent methyltransferase: MTTIQIIDGRAESDQDREFLPGMGRTWLLPLYDLFTRFARVRPLHERTVELAGIQPGQTVLDVGCGTANLSFAVLRAVPGAVVTGHDPDAGALRLAARKAGRRGVRLSLVQGYADRLLPDDGSVDHIVSSLALHHVDDTGREGFGREAYRVLKPGGRVTLVDFGAPDHGHGHGAHGKQHGHKGHEGHRHRGMNAYTERNLDNGIVTILTDAGFTDAREIDHIDHRFGPITIVQATR, encoded by the coding sequence ATGACCACCATACAGATCATCGACGGCCGCGCCGAGAGCGATCAGGACCGCGAGTTCCTCCCCGGCATGGGCCGCACCTGGCTCCTCCCCCTCTACGACCTCTTCACCCGGTTCGCGCGCGTGCGCCCGCTTCACGAGCGCACCGTCGAGCTCGCCGGCATCCAGCCCGGTCAGACCGTCCTCGACGTCGGCTGCGGCACGGCCAACCTCTCCTTCGCGGTGCTCCGCGCCGTACCCGGGGCCGTCGTCACCGGGCACGACCCCGACGCGGGCGCGCTGCGGCTGGCGGCCCGGAAGGCGGGTCGGCGAGGAGTACGTCTCTCGCTGGTGCAGGGGTACGCCGACCGGTTGCTGCCGGACGACGGCAGCGTCGACCACATCGTCTCCTCGCTCGCGCTGCACCACGTCGACGACACCGGGCGGGAAGGGTTCGGGCGCGAGGCGTACCGGGTGCTCAAGCCCGGCGGGCGGGTGACCCTCGTCGACTTCGGCGCCCCCGACCACGGCCACGGCCACGGCGCACACGGCAAGCAACACGGCCACAAGGGACACGAGGGCCACCGGCACCGCGGGATGAACGCCTACACCGAGCGCAACCTCGACAACGGGATCGTCACCATCCTGACCGACGCCGGATTCACCGACGCCCGCGAGATCGACCACATCGACCACCGGTTCGGCCCGATCACGATCGTGCAGGCGACCCGCTGA
- a CDS encoding DUF429 domain-containing protein, with product MHFIGVDLAWGVRRPTGLAVLDEEGRLVHVSAARTDDEIVAALEPYVDSDCLVAIDAPLIVTNPTGNRPAEAALNKDFARFDAGAHPTNTSKPEFGEQPRGARIAARLGLDMNPRSGRRRRAIEVYPHPATVALFRLGRTLKYKHKSGREIDQLRAELLVLLGLLEGLQSSEPPLLLDDPAWLALRTAAENAVRKSELRAVEDQVDAVLCAYIGLFATRAPERTTTYGDFATGYIVTPTLPDDLRPTPRGQRGQAGAKIHDPGTAVREYAAIQPTLQEAADQYVQLVTSILDEAGINYLTVTSRAKSVASFAAKAARTVDGRPVYTDPLREITDQIGLRVITYVHSDVQAVAELLDDQVVVLDDRDMGEETASEGRFGYASRHLLVSLDPAREGQAAYELLRGRQAQIQIRTVLQHAWAEFEHDIRYKGTIPSEHVPDFDRRFTLAAGLLELADREFSTIRDRLRQGVTGASTEPVDDDPRISSRELAAFLAGQYADAGWSRTDHYGWISGVILELGITSLTELGDALRSVDEDTLMARMDYRYPPGAVRRLDDALLWVYGDKYVELRANAHRVPGLRARLAKMRDTD from the coding sequence ATGCACTTCATCGGAGTCGACCTCGCCTGGGGCGTGCGCAGGCCGACGGGCCTGGCCGTCCTGGACGAGGAGGGCCGTCTTGTCCACGTCTCGGCCGCCAGGACCGATGACGAGATCGTCGCCGCCCTGGAGCCGTACGTCGACAGCGACTGCCTGGTCGCGATCGATGCTCCCCTGATCGTCACCAACCCGACCGGGAACCGTCCGGCCGAGGCGGCGCTCAACAAGGACTTCGCTCGCTTCGACGCCGGCGCCCACCCCACCAACACCAGCAAGCCGGAGTTCGGCGAACAGCCTCGAGGCGCCCGGATCGCGGCCCGGCTCGGGCTCGACATGAACCCCCGCTCGGGCCGCCGGCGCCGGGCGATCGAGGTCTACCCGCACCCCGCGACGGTCGCCCTCTTCCGCCTCGGCCGGACCCTGAAGTACAAGCACAAGTCGGGCCGTGAGATCGACCAGCTCCGTGCCGAGCTGCTCGTGCTGCTCGGCCTGCTCGAGGGTCTCCAGAGCTCCGAGCCGCCGCTGCTGCTCGACGACCCGGCGTGGCTCGCCCTCCGCACCGCCGCCGAGAACGCCGTACGCAAGAGCGAGCTGCGCGCGGTCGAGGACCAGGTCGACGCGGTGCTGTGTGCCTACATCGGCCTGTTCGCGACCCGCGCACCGGAGCGGACCACGACCTACGGCGACTTCGCCACCGGCTACATCGTCACCCCGACGCTGCCCGACGACCTCCGCCCCACCCCGCGCGGACAGCGCGGGCAGGCCGGGGCGAAGATCCACGACCCCGGGACCGCGGTCCGCGAGTACGCCGCGATCCAGCCGACGTTGCAGGAGGCGGCCGACCAGTACGTACAGCTGGTGACCTCGATCCTCGACGAGGCGGGCATCAACTACCTGACCGTGACCTCGCGCGCGAAGTCGGTCGCGTCGTTCGCGGCCAAGGCGGCTCGCACCGTCGACGGACGGCCGGTCTACACCGACCCGCTCCGCGAGATCACCGACCAGATCGGGCTGCGGGTGATCACCTACGTCCACAGCGACGTCCAGGCCGTCGCCGAGCTCCTCGACGACCAGGTGGTGGTCCTCGACGACCGCGACATGGGCGAGGAGACCGCGAGCGAGGGCCGGTTCGGGTACGCCAGCCGTCACCTGCTGGTCAGCCTCGACCCCGCTCGCGAGGGACAGGCGGCGTACGAGCTGTTGCGCGGCCGCCAGGCGCAGATCCAGATCCGCACCGTACTGCAGCACGCCTGGGCCGAGTTCGAGCACGACATCCGCTACAAGGGCACGATCCCCAGCGAGCACGTGCCCGACTTCGACCGCCGGTTCACGCTCGCCGCGGGGCTGCTCGAGCTCGCGGACCGTGAGTTCTCCACGATCAGGGACCGGCTGCGGCAGGGCGTGACCGGCGCCAGCACCGAGCCCGTCGACGACGACCCGCGGATCAGCTCCCGGGAGCTGGCGGCCTTCCTCGCCGGACAGTACGCCGACGCCGGCTGGTCGCGCACCGACCACTACGGCTGGATCTCCGGCGTCATCCTCGAGCTGGGCATCACCTCGCTGACCGAACTCGGCGACGCGTTGCGCTCCGTGGACGAGGACACCCTGATGGCGCGGATGGACTACCGCTATCCGCCGGGCGCGGTGCGGCGGCTCGACGACGCCCTGCTCTGGGTCTACGGCGACAAGTACGTCGAGCTGCGTGCCAACGCGCACCGGGTGCCCGGCCTGCGGGCCAGGCTCGCCAAGATGCGTGACACCGACTGA
- a CDS encoding molybdopterin-dependent oxidoreductase produces MRHLDRHTLAHAAAGVLAGAVGMSVAHLTAALLTPASSPALAVSTAVIDATPTPVKEWAVRELGSADKPILIGSVLLVTIAFAAVIGVIARRRLRLGVGLIAGLVVLAGAAVVRQPLFEITDLVPTLVALVLGPAVLVLLTRALTADAAPSHRREAPDEGAATRRSVLIGFGALALLSAAAATGGQLIVRSRTALADLMLPRVRDPLPALPAGLEETHQGISRFITRNRDFYRVDTKLAVPIVDQNSWSLTIDGDVDRELTFSYDDLRERENVEHDITLTCVSNEVGGKLVGAARWTGVPLQDLLEEAGVGKNADQILSTDVEGFTISTPLEAALDGRNAMVALGMNGEVLPRVHGFPARLVVPGLYGYVGATKWVTKLTLTRYDEATAYWTDRDWAVDAPIKLSSRIDTPRPLSNISAGRTVIGGVAWAQHHGVAKVDVRIDGGRWQPAELGPDAGIDYWRQWFLPWDAEPGSHQLAVRVTDRDGTVQSDERAAPFPDGSSGIQQIVVTVA; encoded by the coding sequence ATGAGACACCTGGATCGCCACACCCTCGCCCATGCCGCCGCCGGTGTGCTCGCCGGTGCCGTCGGAATGTCCGTCGCGCACCTCACGGCCGCGCTGCTGACGCCGGCCTCGTCCCCAGCGCTCGCGGTCAGTACCGCGGTCATCGACGCGACGCCCACCCCGGTCAAGGAGTGGGCGGTGCGCGAGCTCGGCAGCGCGGACAAGCCGATCCTGATCGGCAGCGTGCTGCTGGTCACGATCGCGTTCGCCGCCGTGATCGGCGTCATCGCCCGACGGCGGCTCAGACTCGGCGTCGGGCTCATCGCCGGCCTGGTCGTGCTCGCCGGAGCCGCCGTGGTCCGCCAGCCGCTCTTCGAGATCACCGACCTCGTGCCCACCCTGGTGGCGCTCGTCCTCGGCCCCGCCGTGCTGGTGCTGCTGACCCGCGCCCTGACCGCCGATGCCGCACCGAGCCACCGGCGCGAGGCCCCGGACGAAGGCGCCGCCACCCGCCGCAGCGTCCTGATCGGCTTCGGGGCGCTCGCCCTGCTCTCCGCCGCGGCCGCGACCGGCGGACAGCTGATCGTACGCAGCCGCACAGCGCTCGCCGACCTGATGCTGCCGCGGGTCCGCGACCCGTTGCCCGCGCTCCCGGCAGGACTGGAGGAGACCCACCAGGGCATCTCCCGGTTCATCACCCGCAACCGCGACTTCTACCGGGTCGACACCAAGCTGGCCGTCCCGATCGTCGACCAGAACAGCTGGTCGCTGACCATCGACGGCGACGTCGACCGCGAGCTGACCTTCAGCTACGACGACCTGCGCGAGCGCGAGAACGTCGAGCACGACATCACCCTGACCTGCGTCTCCAACGAGGTCGGCGGCAAGCTCGTCGGCGCGGCACGCTGGACCGGCGTACCTCTCCAGGACCTGCTCGAGGAGGCCGGGGTCGGCAAGAACGCCGACCAGATCCTCTCGACCGACGTCGAGGGCTTCACGATCAGCACCCCGCTCGAGGCGGCCCTGGACGGCCGCAACGCGATGGTCGCCCTCGGCATGAACGGCGAGGTCCTCCCCCGCGTCCACGGCTTCCCGGCCAGGCTCGTGGTTCCCGGACTCTACGGGTACGTCGGCGCCACCAAGTGGGTCACCAAGCTCACCCTGACCCGGTACGACGAGGCGACCGCCTACTGGACCGACCGCGACTGGGCCGTCGATGCCCCGATCAAGCTGTCCAGCCGGATCGACACGCCCCGGCCGCTGAGCAACATCTCCGCCGGCCGCACCGTCATCGGGGGCGTCGCCTGGGCCCAGCACCACGGCGTCGCCAAGGTCGACGTACGCATCGACGGCGGCCGCTGGCAGCCGGCCGAGCTCGGCCCCGATGCCGGGATCGACTACTGGCGCCAGTGGTTCCTGCCCTGGGATGCCGAGCCGGGGAGCCACCAGCTGGCCGTACGGGTCACCGACCGCGACGGCACGGTGCAGAGCGACGAGCGGGCCGCCCCGTTCCCCGACGGGTCGAGCGGCATCCAGCAGATCGTCGTCACGGTCGCCTGA